The genomic stretch aaaaaaagaaggaaacagTTAAAGGAGGGTTTGAggcaacctgcatgcaactaaggtcccaaaaaacccaaaaaacaaaaaaataaattaaaataaaacgaTGCAATTAAGTCGTAGTCAATATTCATTGTACAAAAGAAAGGGATTTTCATTGTTACTTATCTGTTTCTAATCGCTATGAAAATGTATTTCCTCCGTGAGTTGtcggaaaacacacacacacacagacacacacacacacacacacacgcgcgcacgcgcgcgcacacatactaAACGATTGCAACTTTGTACTTTACACAGAAGCATGTATGTGTACATTGTGAACTTggattgttttgctttgtttcagttgacaagaaaagaaaaacttcATCAATGGCAATGAACAGGCCCTTGGTACTTCTGGCAGGGTTTTGCTTCGTGCTTCATATGTTTTTTTATGGTAGGGTATTCTATATTTGTTCAggacacgtacacaaacacacaaacacacacacacacacagtgacacacacacacacgcgcgcgcacgcacaaacacacacacacacacacacacacacacacacacacacacacacacacactcacaagcacgcacgcacacacacatacacctacacacacacactctctctctctctctctctctttctcctctctctctctctctctctctctctctctctctctctctctctctctctctctctctctcttattcttcAAGAACCCGTGTCACGGTGTGACttagaataataggccgtgaaaagtaggatatgcgccaaaatggctgcgatctgctggccgatgtgaatgcgtgatgtattgtgtaaaaaaaccattccatctcacacggcataaataaatccctgcgccttgaaatagtacaagggtccagcaattgtctgtgtgtgtgtgtgtgtgtgtgtctcgacttaacagcttattgctgggaaactactgggcgcagttcgttcaaaaNNNNNNNNNNNNNNNNNNNNNNNNNNNNNNNNNNNNNNNNNNNNNNNNNNNNNNNNNNNNNNNNNNNNNNNNNNNNNNNNNNNNNNNNNNNNNNNNNNNNNNNNNNNNNNNNNNNNNNNNNNNNNNNNNNNNNNNNNNNNNNNNNNNNNNNNNNNNNNNNNNNNNNNNNNNNNNNNNNNNNNNNNNNNNNNNNNNNNNNNAGACACAAAAAGGCAACGCAGATTTAAACAAATGTGTCGATAGTTTGACACTCTCATGCACTTGCACCCCTGAGCAAGTCTGCAGACTGAGTGCCCCTAAAAACTGAACTGTATACTACATCGGTTTATACTCGTCAggttaacaaaaacaaaatgtgcaagcaGACTTGCCGTCAGGCTTTTACTGTCGAATAAATCAACACGCCCATAACGCCCACCGATAGCTGCTGCTCAGAGCTATTACACCAAGCCCCAAACCATGCTAGTAATGAGCTCACACCATTTTATTACGCAGATGTGGTGAAAAAAATCATGCGAGTGCATCACAAGTCAGCttatttcagcccatgaacccACTTTGTTCGTTTGAACCCCACGCTTCTTGCGTAACACGATGCACTTAATCTATTTCACGAGTTTATTGCACGAAGAGCATCCAGTTAGCCCCTCGGGTGAGTGGAATCCACGAAGCAGACCGGTTCCGCTGATATTCTTACGTCACTGATAACCTTGATGTAAGTTTATTTCTCCCGCACGGCCATGGACCAATGAAAAACTTGCTGTCTAATGGCGCCACAAGTTTATAAAAATCCGGGGCATGCGACCATCGTTAGcgattttaataataataataataataataataataataataataataataataataataataataacgggtatttatatagcgccttatccgaagttcaaagcgcgtatgccgtgtgagatggaattttttacacaatatatcacgcattcacatcggccagttgatcaacagcctataggcgctgcatccacctttcacggcctattattccaagtcacacgggtattttggtggacatttttatctacgcctatacaattttgccaggaaagacccttttgtcaatcgtgggatctttaacgtgcataccccgatgtagtgtacacgaagggacctcggtttatcgtctcatccgaattTTCAAAGGCGGTTTTAGCTCTACATTACATTTTAAGTGTCTCTAATGAGAATGTATGGCCAACGTTATAGACAACGTCCTCGGCCTCTCGTTTCAGTCCTACCATCTGAAGTTTGTAAAGAGGAAACTGTTAGGTTTTGCCAACATCATGCTACCTATTCGTTACTCTTGAAGATCACTTTCCCTTCCTCGATCTTGGAATACCTACAGTTAGACGGGATATCGTTTGGTAGTAATTTGTACAGAAAACATAACATGGACAGAACATCAGCCCAGTTAGGCTCAAAACCACAACAAGTGTACGAGCATTGACCACTTTGCCAGCGAGCCTCTTTTTATTATACAAGAGTTATACTGTTGGGTGACCCATTTCCTTGAATATGCACTTGTTCGACCCGCAAATCTACATAACGGATCTCATATTATGTTGACATTTCCAGAACGTTTGCAGTATGCTGTGCGTGAGAGTTTACGGCATATGTGCACCAGTGAAAAGTTCACGTCTTTCCGGGGGTaggaagtatatatatatattccatTCATCTTTCTTCTGTCATGCCCTTCATGGTTCACACTACTTTTTTGATGTGTGCATCTATCGCTGTCTATTAAAGACTCCCATTGAGCTCAACCCATAGGTTTAAGGCTTTTTCAGCTGTTGCAGCGTATAAAAATTAGGTGTTCTACCAACTGGGGCTATTCAAATCTTTGTAGTTTGTCAGAAATCAATAATTGAAGATAGTTTCGAAATAAACCCATACCCTTCGCCGTGATATTTTTAGAACAGTCACGTGACAGTGTATAGCGAGGCGATTCTATGTTTAGAACATTTACCGGAAACGGATTTCCCctacaaacaaagatggcttCTCAAGATGTGAAAGATCGTCTTCGATCTATGCCTCCAAAAGTATGTTTGCCTCCTACACCACCTGCTGTGCCTGTTGCCAGAGTTGCAAGCACGGCTTCggccaagaaaaaaaagaaaaagctgaGGGAGAAATTGAAAGTTTGTTTGACCAGCCAATTCGAACGATGGGGGGCCCTCCGAGGACAGGTGTTTGCCAAGACACCTCATTTGTTGAAACCTCACAACAGATCAAAAGCAGACACGGAACTTTCTAGAATCCTCATGGACGCGTAAGTATCGTTTAAATTCAATTCAAATTCCTCCTTTGTTCTTGtcatttgcttgttttgttttctctttgagtACCATGTTTTCAAATAATAATTTACAGTGACAGTGTGACGAACATTCGTTTCAAAACCAAAGTGTTGTTTCCAGTCAATCAGTGCTTTCTTGACTACTGtacttctttttctgttttaggTACGAACGAACTCAAGAGGCCGCATTGACTGACCCTCAACCAGGATGTTCTACTTGGGATATTGAAAGCAGGTCAGTGTCAATTGATACATTGTGAAAGTCAGCTTCACACAGAGCTCTGATGTACATTTACCAATTTGCTCAGCTGGGTGTAGTGAATGTAGGAACCGAATTTATTTCAAAGTgcatggattttgtttttgttcttattcAACAGAGCTGTGCAGAGACCAGACTTTGCTAAACAGCCTCCGCAGAAAACTTCCACCCCAGGGCAGCTCCTGCAGCAAGCAAAAGTCAGCACCACCCCCGACCTCTCCTCTGTCCCTAGTTCGTCCAAGCCGTGGTAAATGTATTTTGTAAACTGATAATTATAGATGAACATtcgtttcattttttttttcagtcaaTTAGCGCTGTATTGACTTCTGacttatttttatgttttacttttagctATCAACAGATTCAAGAGGCCGCATTGACTGACCCTCAACCAGGATGTTCTACTTGGGATATTGAAAGCAGGTCAGTGTCAATTGATACATTGTGAAAGTCAGCTTTACACAGAGCTCTGATACATTTACCAATTTGCTCAGCTGGGTGTAGTGAATGTAGGAACCGAATTTATTTCAAAGTgcatggattttgtttttgttcttattcAACAGAGCTGTGCAGAGACCAGACTTTGCTAAACAGCCTCCGCAGAAAACTTCCACCCCAGGGCAGCTCCTGCAGCAAGCGAAAGTCAGCACCACCCCCGACCTCTCCTCTGTCCCTAGTTCGTCCAAGCCGtggtaaatatatatatgtactttGTAAATTGATACTCATACTCATAGACCGTTTATTGACAGTAAATGGGGTtcacaaaaacttaaaaaagaaatgttgggAAGATTGGTTTCAGATTTTGTTCAGTTTGTCAGTTTGCTAGTTTCATGCATTTAAACACATTTTAATCAGGTGATGGTCAGAGTTGATtgtttgacatttttcagtACACCTTTATCAGGTGTGGAGCCATTCGAGGAGGAGCCAGAACTTGAGATTGAAAAGTGAGTGCATTTACTGAACATGGTGCAGTGTTGATTTTGGTTGGCTGGTTACACCGGTTGTATATTGTCTCCCTTGCACAAATAACTGTCTTGTTTAAATCAAAAACCGCTATCTATTTACAAAGTTCTAAATGCTAAACTTTAAATCGTCTCCACAAGTGCCAGTGGGTTCACATTATCGATTGATTCAAGGTGTGTTAAATAGTCAAATCATATTTataaataactttttttttcaattataGGACTGATCAGCCTGCCAAAGAAGGGAAAGGGATGAGGTCAAAACGGTAAGCTTGTCATTGTTTGTTATCTgcatttgagttgagttggcaAACTGTCGGCCAGAGATCAACACCAGCCGGTTACCTCAGTTTACAATGACGGCAGTCATTAGTGTCTactattgttgattgttgagttGGTTGCTGGTTTAGTTATACCAATTATTACTTCTTGTTTTTTCAAGATAATGAAATGTAATGTCAACAGAAACTGGATACTGTTGAGGGGTGTTTTGATTTACCCAGTACATCTAGTTCTTGTTTGCATGTTTTAATACATTATAATTACCATTTTTATGTTTACAGGCAGAACATTGACCGCTCCTTTGTCAACCCTCTCAAGTAAGTGTAGTATTATTAAAAAAGCTAATTTGTAAAGAACCATGTGAAAATAATAATGATgaaaaacaagacacacacacaaacaatgagAATATTCTGATAATAAAGGTCATTTGATGATTTTTTATGTTTTCGGAGATACATGTAGTAGTATTATAGATTGGCACTGCAGGcacattttttcttgtttgtcagTTGACAACttacattattattttgagtgaTGCTAACTTTGTTTTCAATGTCTCTCTTGTGCAGCATCACTGTTGAATTCAGTGATTTAACCTGTGATGGTGATTTAGATGGTGATGACAGCGACTTTGATGTCGATGATATCGAGCTGGAATCTCAAGACGCCAGTTTTTTTCTCACCATGGATGTGTATGTTTTGCATTTCTTATTAATGTGTTGCTTTTGtaagaataaaacaaattcTAATCTATTTCATTTGTATGTAATGTATACATGAATTTATACATTTATGTTGTAAAATGATTAAAATGGTTTCATTCTTCTAGGGAAGTCTAATCTACATCAGACTGTATTGCACACTgaatgttattattattttttatttattcctaTGTGTCAGGGATGAAAAGTATGCCAAGGAGGCAGACGAGGTGGCCTTTGAGGAGGTGGCGTACGGCCAGCAGGAGGACGAAGAGACAGGTGATGCTGACACTGCGGAGGAGGTGGAGTTAGGACCAGGCATCACCAGGATAGCCACAGCAGACCAGTGCCAGGACATTTGCAACAGCACACTGTGCCTAGCATTTGTCCACCAACTAAAGGCACTGGCTGCTGTGAGCATCAGGAAATGCTCCACTGCTGGGTGTGAGCATGTTCCTGCCGTGAAGGAGGGCTTCACAGGCTCAGCACTGTACCTCAGATGGGtgagaacattttattttttactcacatgcgaagcaaaagtcagtctatgtactcacctggTTCATCTGTCCGTCTGGCCGTTCATTCGTTAAAAACTAAAATGTTGAATTTATCTTGGACACTACTAAGTCTAACAGCACTAAATGTGGCATGATGGTTCAGATTTCAGAATGCACTTAGGCTTCATCAACTCATtatgtttgtacatgtatatgttcCTAGTAATcctactgacagtgacacattgAATTTTTATAAAGtcatttgcatttttgtttttttcaaatctgaTCTGTgaatttcaggaatgtgtgaAAGGCCATGTGAGCCACACATGGTGTGCCCAGCCCACCCTGCCCAACAAAATTCACTGTGGTGATTTTCTAGTCAGCACATGTATCCTCCTAAGTGGAAATAATTATGCCAAGCTGGCGTTGTGGGCGAAGGTGCTGAACCTGCCCTTTCCTGGTGCTACCTTCCACCAGGCTGTCCAGAAACATTATGTGGTGCAGGTAATTAAAAAACagttaaaaaataatttataatgtgtgtgtataaaaTGGAAAGAAAATGGAATTTGGATATTGATAGTTGTGTTGTTTATGTTTGCCTGCCAGTTTGTGTTAATATCTATGCATGTTTGTTTTTACCTGTTtaaatattgtaaagcgctatgAGTAGATTGTCTAGAAacgcgctatataaatgtccattattattattattattattattgatctCTATCTTTATCTCTAGCAAACTCAAAGCGCGGCAAAGGTTGCACTATACAGGCGCCCTACTCACGGCCCAACGGGGATTTGAACCCGGGTTGCTGTATCCCTGGGGAATCGTGTTCACCACAGAACCAACCGGCCACCCTAGTTACAAATGATGTTTAGAAACTAAAAGCAACCCATTCTCGTTATGTATTCAGATGTTTTGTAACAAGTAtggcattttttgttgttgtctagaACAGTTGACATAGTCTAGTCTGTGAGGCAAAATTCTTGCTTTGTGTGTCCCTCAGTGACTGTCCCAACTCACAAGAATATAGATATATAACTTTGTTTTCCATTTATCATAAAGGCTGTGAAGGACACATGGAAGGACCACCAACGAGCCATCTTCGACTCATTGGCAGAGCAAAATTTGGTTGTTCTGGGTGAgtgtttgttgttcttttgtgaTTTATGTTTGACCCCTTTGTCACTGTTGTGCCATTTCAGAAATATAATGTATCCAATGCTGTAGACTtaacccaaccccaccccccacccccccaacccCACAATAATATTGAAATGAATGTCTAAAATCAACTTTATATTTTCTATTTTATTtctcaaaagcaaaacatgatgTGATGCAGGACATAATATTCAATTTTGGACATTGTATCAAGGCGTGCTTGCTTTTGAGAAATAGACTGAAAGAAAAAGTTACATTTTCATGTAACCCACTGAAATTGACTTCCTGTTGTCAAGTGACGGCAGAGCACTTTTTattgaacatttattttgttatgtcattccatttttgtgtgtgtgtgtgtgcaggagaTGGACGCAATGATTCACCAGGTCAGTACGATTATTGCAGacctgcattattcaatgacccAATATATACCATGTCCCCAATTTTACATAGTCATTGGAATATTAGAATGTGCTATTTACCATCATGTAGAATGATATAGTCTAGGCGCTTGAGTAATTGGCTTGCCTGTGTTCTCGTAACCATGTTAACAAACAACTGAGCTTAGAAAAGCCTTGCAATTTTGATGTCCGGTCAGAGAATATTGTTTGCAGGTTTCATCATAAATGGTTACTTTTTAATGGTGCATTGAATTTTCAAATAGGTCATTGCGCACAGTACTGCAGCTACACTCTTATGGAGGCTGAGACCACAAAGATTCTCTCTGTCCAGTGTGTGGACAAACGGGAAACACAGCGAAAATCCACGAACATGGAAAGGGTTGGATTTAAGAGGGCACTGGATGAGGTAGTGCTTGAAGGTGAACGGGTGGACACCACTGTTGATGAGGTCGTCACTGATGCCCATGTGGGAATAGCTGCAGATATGAGTATGTTCTGTTTCCTCTTTTcccccctttgtgtgtgtgtgtgtgattaacaGTCAATTATATGTTAGCGGTAATTTATTATGCAACATTTATTATCTATACATACATCAGTCCCATCTGGATGGACAGTGCAGTGAGTTAGAATGCTTAATTTCAAGATAATATACCTCTTGCCCACTTTGGGGATACAGTTTAGAGTGTGTCACCATTATTGTCTCTTTAGCAGCTGTTGTTCATTGTATTATGTGTGCATTGCTAAGCCCTTTTCATTTAATTTGGGCTGGTCATTTtagcaaacattttaaaaatgtATGCACCAAATATTTGATATTGCAAATGAATatattttgttctttgttttgtcaaaaagagGCGATCGGAAAAAAACATTCCCTTGATGTGTGGCATGTTGCCAAAAATATTGGCAAGAAGCTAGCCAAGGTAcgtatgttgtaattgtgttATAGTTTGATACAATTTTGAAATATTGTGAATGCTTTATTGGTTTTCTCATGTTTtctttggtttgtttgtgtgtgtatctttaCATTTTACATTTGCATTTTCTTCTTAGATTGCTGCAGGCAGTAAAGGTCGCAAGCTGCAAAAGTGGATCCCTTCGATAGTGAACCACTTTTGGTTCTGCTGCCAGAAGGCTGACACCAAGACAAAGTTCATGGTAACCTGTTTGGTCattgtcttgtttggttatttgtACGGTTTCATTTACAAATAATAATAGCACGTCAATCACAATTATGCACTAATTTCAATAGTTTGAAAAAAATCAGGCATGTATAGTTTTCTGAATGTGTCTGTTCCATTCCAGGGTATGTGGCGAGGAGTTTTGCAACATGTTTGCAACATACATTCTTGGGATGCTGGTGCCTGGTGCTGCGACCATGAAGACCTGGGCGGGGAAAGGGAGGATGGGAGGGCCTGGCTTGATCCTCAGGAAGACCGTGCCCTAGTGAAACAGCTCGCCTCTGTGGTCTTAGACCAGACTCTGATCCAGAAAGCAGAGTTGGTCATCACAAACAGGTTAGAAGATTATTATTACTCACTATTGAGGGAGAAATCagggaactgtttacagtgtgcATGAAAGGAGATTATGTGGGTGCAACAAGTATGAACttgtttgtgtggttttgtAATTACTAATACTCGATGTAAAAATCAGGAGTTGTAGTGCTCATACTGATGTGTGCTGGCCAAcattatacagtggaactctgTTATAGTGAATATAAGAATTTCGCTGTAACAGGGTTGATTTATATCATACAGTGAggtaaataaacaagaaaacctATCGCTACAGTATCAGCAGAACATCACTGTAAAATATTTAATGATAAGCGTGTTCACTTCTACCATTATATATaatactttctttttacatACAGGAGCACATGCCCCCTGGAGGTGTTTCACCAACATTTGTTGATGTATGCGGGCAAAAGGTTTGCGTACACACCTCCGGTTTATGAAGCCAGGATTCTGTTGGC from Littorina saxatilis isolate snail1 linkage group LG16, US_GU_Lsax_2.0, whole genome shotgun sequence encodes the following:
- the LOC138950460 gene encoding uncharacterized protein, coding for MFRTFTGNGFPLQTKMASQDVKDRLRSMPPKVCLPPTPPAVPVARVASTASAKKKKKKLREKLKVCLTSQFERWGALRGQVFAKTPHLLKPHNRSKADTELSRILMDAYERTQEAALTDPQPGCSTWDIESRAVQRPDFAKQPPQKTSTPGQLLQQAKVSTTPDLSSVPSSSKPCYQQIQEAALTDPQPGCSTWDIESRAVQRPDFAKQPPQKTSTPGQLLQQAKVSTTPDLSSVPSSSKPCTPLSGVEPFEEEPELEIEKTDQPAKEGKGMRSKRQNIDRSFVNPLNITVEFSDLTCDGDLDGDDSDFDVDDIELESQDASFFLTMDVDEKYAKEADEVAFEEVAYGQQEDEETGDADTAEEVELGPGITRIATADQCQDICNSTLCLAFVHQLKALAAVSIRKCSTAGCEHVPAVKEGFTGSALYLRWECVKGHVSHTWCAQPTLPNKIHCGDFLVSTCILLSGNNYAKLALWAKVLNLPFPGATFHQAVQKHYVVQAVKDTWKDHQRAIFDSLAEQNLVVLGDGRNDSPGHCAQYCSYTLMEAETTKILSVQCVDKRETQRKSTNMERVGFKRALDEVVLEGERVDTTVDEVVTDAHVGIAADMKAIGKKHSLDVWHVAKNIGKKLAKIAAGSKGRKLQKWIPSIVNHFWFCCQKADTKTKFMGMWRGVLQHVCNIHSWDAGAWCCDHEDLGGEREDGRAWLDPQEDRALVKQLASVVLDQTLIQKAELVITNRSTCPLEVFHQHLLMYAGKRFAYTPPVYEARILLAAMDHNTHAGRPLATSKDGRKKYHRCFNKKTGRWSVFPVKVPKTYHHIPALKLRIMEMRLQDPLPLHRKKPLAQEDPRRLSTHLAATSPPPTSELVAQKKSRFT